One Kineococcus aurantiacus genomic window carries:
- the trxA gene encoding thioredoxin, with protein MSATAAVTDDTFDAQVLQSDKPVLVDFWAPWCGPCRQVAPILEEIAAEHGEKLTVVKVNTDENPRIAAKYGVTSIPTLNVYSGGEVVKTIIGARPKPVLLKELEDFVD; from the coding sequence GTGAGTGCCACCGCCGCCGTCACCGACGACACCTTCGACGCGCAGGTCCTGCAGTCGGACAAGCCCGTCCTCGTCGACTTCTGGGCGCCCTGGTGCGGCCCGTGCCGCCAGGTCGCCCCGATCCTGGAGGAGATCGCCGCCGAGCACGGCGAGAAGCTGACCGTGGTGAAGGTCAACACCGACGAGAACCCGCGCATCGCCGCGAAGTACGGCGTGACGTCGATCCCGACGCTCAACGTGTACTCCGGCGGTGAGGTCGTGAAGACGATCATCGGCGCGCGGCCCAAGCCCGTGCTGCTGAAGGAGCTCGAGGACTTCGTCGACTGA
- the trxB gene encoding thioredoxin-disulfide reductase — protein MSTTNEIRNVIVVGSGPAGYTAALYAARAELRPLVFEGSVTAGGALMNTTEVENFPGFPGGVMGPDLMDNMRAQAEKFGAELVTDDVVDVRLDGDVKEVTTGGGQTYRAHSVILALGSAYRELGLPDEKRLSGRGVSWCATCDGFFFREQDIVVVGGGDSAVEEATFLTRFARTVTIVHRRGELRASRIMAKRAEENPKIRFAWNSEVVGITGEERVEGLTLRDTVTGQTREIAATALFIAIGHEPRTDLVKGQVDLDENGFVLVEGRSTRTNLPGVFAAGDVVDHEYMQAITAAGMGCSAALDAERYLAARGDAGLEQPAREETDPAVPTAETVARPQL, from the coding sequence GTGAGCACCACCAACGAGATCCGCAACGTCATCGTCGTGGGCTCGGGGCCTGCCGGGTACACCGCCGCCCTGTACGCGGCCCGTGCGGAGCTGCGGCCGCTGGTCTTCGAGGGCTCGGTGACCGCCGGCGGTGCGCTCATGAACACCACCGAGGTCGAGAACTTCCCCGGCTTCCCCGGCGGGGTCATGGGCCCGGACCTCATGGACAACATGCGCGCCCAGGCCGAGAAGTTCGGTGCGGAGCTCGTGACCGACGACGTCGTCGACGTCCGCCTCGACGGTGACGTCAAGGAGGTCACGACCGGTGGCGGCCAGACCTACCGCGCCCACTCCGTGATCCTCGCGCTGGGGTCGGCGTACCGCGAGCTCGGGCTGCCCGACGAGAAGCGGCTGTCCGGTCGCGGCGTCAGCTGGTGCGCCACCTGCGACGGGTTCTTCTTCCGCGAGCAGGACATCGTCGTCGTCGGCGGCGGTGACTCCGCGGTCGAGGAGGCGACGTTCCTGACGCGCTTCGCCCGCACGGTGACGATCGTGCACCGCCGCGGCGAGCTGCGCGCCTCGCGCATCATGGCCAAGCGCGCCGAGGAGAACCCGAAGATCCGGTTCGCGTGGAACTCCGAGGTCGTCGGCATCACCGGTGAGGAGCGGGTCGAGGGCCTGACGCTGCGGGACACCGTGACGGGCCAGACCCGCGAGATCGCCGCGACGGCGCTGTTCATCGCCATCGGCCACGAGCCCCGCACGGACCTCGTGAAGGGCCAGGTCGACCTGGACGAGAACGGCTTCGTCCTCGTCGAGGGCCGCTCCACCCGGACGAACCTGCCCGGCGTGTTCGCCGCGGGCGACGTCGTCGACCACGAGTACATGCAGGCCATCACCGCCGCGGGCATGGGCTGCTCGGCCGCCCTGGACGCCGAGCGGTACCTCGCCGCCCGCGGTGACGCCGGGCTGGAGCAGCCCGCCCGCGAGGAGACCGACCCGGCGGTGCCCACCGCCGAGACCGTCGCCCGCCCCCAGCTCTGA
- the sigM gene encoding RNA polymerase sigma factor SigM — protein sequence MTGAGVPDPRTDAELVAAHVAGDPEAFGEVVRRHRDRLWAVALRTTGDREEAADAVQDALVSALRAADRFRGDSAVTTWLHRIVVNACLDRARRRAVRPTRPLEEETGSGDDGVRTGAALAVVDDATPHVEAQLDVTAALARLPEAQRAALVLVDMYDVPVAEAAQVLGVAVGTVKSRCSRGRVTLAGLLGPGRNP from the coding sequence GTGACCGGCGCGGGCGTCCCGGACCCGCGCACCGACGCCGAGCTCGTCGCCGCGCACGTCGCGGGCGACCCGGAGGCGTTCGGCGAGGTCGTCCGCCGCCACCGGGACCGGCTGTGGGCGGTGGCGCTGCGCACCACGGGCGACCGGGAGGAGGCCGCCGACGCCGTCCAGGACGCGCTCGTCTCGGCGCTGCGCGCCGCCGACCGCTTCCGCGGGGACTCCGCCGTGACGACGTGGCTGCACCGGATCGTCGTCAACGCCTGCCTGGACCGCGCGCGCCGGCGGGCCGTGCGCCCCACCCGGCCGCTGGAGGAGGAGACCGGGTCCGGCGACGACGGCGTCCGCACCGGGGCCGCGCTGGCCGTCGTGGACGACGCCACCCCGCACGTGGAGGCGCAGCTGGACGTGACGGCGGCGCTGGCGCGGCTGCCGGAGGCGCAGCGGGCGGCGCTGGTGCTGGTCGACATGTACGACGTCCCGGTCGCCGAGGCCGCGCAGGTCCTGGGGGTGGCGGTCGGCACGGTGAAGTCCCGCTGCTCGCGCGGACGGGTGACGCTGGCCGGGTTGCTGGGCCCGGGACGGAACCCGTGA
- a CDS encoding protein kinase family protein has protein sequence MDGARASRGAGLDGAGRSTGEQLVADRYVLDRELSVAHGSDGAQRGTRDYLGRDLTLDRPVRVRTLEVSDPRAEEFLDAARRAAMITDPRVPRILDAGTDLSEGVPPSVYVVEEAVEGRTMTELLQGGPLKPAAVRALVGEVAGALDTAARRGLHHTRLTPDDVLLGPDGLVRVRGVGVEAALDPDPPAVSASRAAALANRSDAVALVALVYAGLVARWPRVEGVAAYAALPAAPDADGRPVPPKDVRPDVPNDLDTLCAVTFGPHEDGPRDPAELALQLAPWSMDVWDETLRRMRGEAATAAVRGRLKNREEVVPEAEPPVPFTRPHSTARPPRDDSRLVLALVGAVVVVGLVLAVWQLASIGVPRPTSPATPSAPVSAPAATTPGTAPAPAPTSAPPAVTAGPVPVVAVSAVDPQGGGESSETAGRAVDGDPATAWQSQRYNSAAFGGLKDGIGLLLDLGAPVDVTSVALTAGGEGGAVSLLAAPGDTPDGAQPVAAAPAAGGQQSLTPAQPVRARYLTVWFTQLPTTDGAFRVAVAEIAVTGTPVP, from the coding sequence GTGGACGGGGCACGCGCGAGCAGGGGGGCAGGTCTGGACGGGGCAGGCCGCAGCACGGGCGAGCAGCTCGTCGCCGACCGCTACGTCCTGGACCGCGAGCTGTCGGTGGCCCACGGGTCCGACGGCGCGCAGCGCGGCACGCGGGACTACCTGGGCCGCGACCTGACCCTCGACCGGCCCGTGCGGGTGCGCACCCTGGAGGTCAGCGACCCGCGCGCGGAGGAGTTCCTCGACGCCGCGCGGCGCGCCGCCATGATCACCGACCCGCGGGTCCCGCGGATCCTGGACGCCGGCACGGACCTGTCCGAGGGCGTCCCGCCGTCGGTGTACGTCGTCGAGGAGGCCGTCGAGGGCCGGACGATGACGGAGCTGCTCCAGGGCGGCCCGCTCAAGCCGGCGGCCGTGCGCGCGCTGGTGGGCGAGGTCGCCGGTGCCCTCGACACCGCGGCCCGGCGCGGGCTGCACCACACGCGCCTGACCCCCGACGACGTCCTGCTGGGCCCCGACGGCCTCGTGCGGGTCCGCGGGGTCGGGGTGGAGGCCGCGCTCGACCCGGACCCGCCGGCGGTGTCGGCCTCGCGCGCGGCGGCGCTGGCCAACCGCAGCGACGCCGTGGCGCTCGTGGCGCTCGTGTACGCCGGGCTGGTGGCCCGCTGGCCCCGCGTCGAGGGCGTGGCCGCGTACGCCGCCCTGCCCGCGGCGCCCGACGCCGACGGGCGGCCGGTGCCGCCCAAGGACGTGCGCCCCGACGTGCCCAACGACCTGGACACGCTGTGCGCGGTGACGTTCGGCCCGCACGAGGACGGCCCCCGCGACCCGGCCGAGCTGGCGCTGCAGCTGGCGCCGTGGTCGATGGACGTCTGGGACGAGACGCTGCGCCGCATGCGCGGGGAGGCCGCGACGGCCGCCGTGCGGGGGCGCCTGAAGAACCGCGAGGAGGTCGTCCCCGAGGCCGAGCCGCCCGTGCCGTTCACGCGGCCGCACTCCACGGCCAGGCCGCCGCGCGACGACTCGCGCCTGGTGCTGGCCCTCGTGGGCGCCGTCGTGGTGGTGGGGCTGGTGCTGGCCGTGTGGCAGCTCGCCTCCATCGGGGTCCCGCGCCCCACGTCGCCGGCCACGCCCAGCGCGCCCGTGTCCGCCCCGGCGGCCACGACGCCCGGCACGGCCCCCGCCCCCGCCCCGACGTCGGCCCCGCCGGCGGTCACCGCGGGCCCGGTGCCCGTCGTCGCCGTCTCGGCGGTGGACCCGCAGGGCGGTGGTGAGTCCTCCGAGACCGCCGGGCGGGCCGTCGACGGCGACCCGGCCACGGCGTGGCAGAGCCAGCGGTACAACTCGGCCGCCTTCGGCGGGCTGAAGGACGGCATCGGGCTGCTCCTGGACCTCGGGGCCCCCGTCGACGTCACCTCGGTGGCGCTGACGGCGGGCGGCGAGGGCGGCGCGGTGTCGCTGCTGGCCGCGCCCGGGGACACCCCCGACGGGGCGCAGCCCGTCGCCGCGGCCCCCGCCGCCGGGGGTCAGCAGTCGCTCACCCCGGCCCAGCCGGTGCGGGCCCGCTACCTGACGGTCTGGTTCACGCAGCTGCCGACGACCGACGGCGCCTTCCGCGTCGCGGTCGCCGAGATCGCCGTCACGGGGACCCCGGTCCCGTGA
- a CDS encoding NlpC/P60 family protein, with translation MAAAALVLALGVPATGAHADPTADPGTPTSGALAARADALRTRVEALRVQQSIATEAYDTAVEDVRDAAAREVRARSVLDSAEGASTRAGAEATRRVRSLYMAGPGLAVSLPVGLGLLAGGDLDGASTAARDAALAAAVVGDDTATVDRAAGAREAARAAEEHLREVRAAQVAAQAAAAQAQQRVARALDAEQRLLADADAALARAVAAEEERARRAALAAAAERAAAAGVADAATPAATTAGVTSGATDEITDGATDGATATARAAIAAASTRQGAAYVWGATGPATFDCSGLTQWAYAQAGTAIPRTSRQQYAALPKVPLDRLQPGDLVFYASGADPSTIHHVALYLGGGKVLHAPHSGDVVRVAGVAMPGLYGAVRPS, from the coding sequence GTGGCGGCGGCAGCGCTGGTGCTCGCGCTCGGAGTGCCCGCGACGGGTGCCCACGCCGACCCCACCGCCGACCCGGGCACGCCCACGAGCGGGGCGCTGGCGGCGCGGGCCGACGCGCTGCGCACGCGCGTCGAGGCGCTGCGGGTGCAGCAGTCGATCGCGACCGAGGCGTACGACACGGCCGTCGAGGACGTGCGGGACGCCGCCGCGCGGGAGGTGCGCGCGCGGTCGGTGCTGGACTCCGCGGAGGGCGCGAGCACCCGCGCGGGCGCGGAGGCGACCCGCCGCGTGCGGTCGCTGTACATGGCGGGCCCGGGCCTGGCGGTGAGCCTGCCGGTGGGCCTGGGGCTGCTGGCCGGCGGCGACCTCGACGGGGCCTCGACGGCGGCGCGGGACGCGGCGCTCGCCGCGGCCGTCGTCGGCGACGACACCGCGACGGTGGACCGGGCCGCGGGCGCGCGGGAGGCGGCGCGGGCCGCCGAGGAGCACCTGCGGGAGGTGCGCGCGGCGCAGGTCGCCGCGCAGGCCGCCGCCGCGCAGGCGCAGCAGCGGGTGGCGCGGGCGCTGGACGCCGAGCAGCGGCTGCTGGCCGACGCGGACGCGGCGCTCGCGCGGGCCGTGGCCGCCGAGGAGGAGCGGGCCCGGCGGGCCGCGCTGGCCGCGGCCGCCGAGCGGGCCGCCGCGGCGGGCGTCGCGGACGCGGCGACGCCCGCGGCCACCACCGCCGGGGTCACCAGCGGGGCCACGGACGAGATCACGGACGGGGCTACGGACGGGGCCACGGCCACCGCGCGGGCCGCCATCGCCGCGGCCTCCACCCGCCAGGGCGCGGCCTACGTCTGGGGCGCGACCGGCCCCGCGACGTTCGACTGCTCCGGGCTGACGCAGTGGGCGTACGCGCAGGCGGGCACCGCGATCCCCCGCACGTCCCGCCAGCAGTACGCGGCGCTGCCGAAGGTCCCGCTGGACCGGCTGCAACCCGGTGACCTGGTCTTCTACGCCAGCGGCGCCGACCCCTCGACGATCCACCACGTCGCGCTGTACCTGGGCGGCGGGAAGGTCCTGCACGCCCCCCACAGCGGCGACGTCGTGCGGGTGGCGGGGGTGGCGATGCCGGGGCTGTACGGGGCGGTCCGCCCCTCCTGA